One window of the Phalacrocorax aristotelis chromosome 19, bGulAri2.1, whole genome shotgun sequence genome contains the following:
- the DDI2 gene encoding protein DDI1 homolog 2 isoform X3, with protein sequence MLLTVFCLRRDRSELTFSLQVDADFELQNLRALCEMESGIPAAESQIVYAERPLTDNNRSLASYGLKDGDVVILRQKETVEPRPSIRFPALPRIDFSSIAVPGTSTQQHQPPAQRLRPSPPDAPSFPQGLDNPALLREMLLANPHELSLLKERNPPLAEALLSGDLEKFTRVLLEQQQDRARREQERIRLYSADPFDLEAQAKIEEDIRQQNIEENMTIAMEEAPESFGQVVMLYINCKVNGHPVKAFVDSGAQMTIMSQACAERCNIMRLVDRRWAGIAKGVGTQKIIGRVHLAQVQIEGDFLACSFSILEEQPMDMLLGLDMLKRHQCSIDLKKNVLVIGTTGSQTTFLPEGELPECARLAYGAGREDMRPEEIADQELAEAIQKSVEEAERQKP encoded by the exons ATGCTGCTCACCGTGTTCTGCCTGCGCCGCGACCGCAGCGagctcaccttctccctccagGTGGACGCCGACTTTGAACTGCAAAACCTCCGGGCTCTCTGCGAGATGGAATCCGGCATCCCGGCGGCCGAGAGCCAG ATAGTCTATGCGGAGCGGCCTCTAACTGACAACAACAGATCTTTGGCCTCCTACGGCCTGAAAGATGGGGACGTGGTGATTTTGCGACAGAAGGAGACCGTAGAGCCACGGCCCTCCATCCGTTTCCCAG CTCTGCCGAGGATAGACTTCAGCAGCATCGCGGTTCCTGGGACATCCACTCAGCAGCATCAGCCACCAGCACAGCGTCTTCGCCCGTCGCCTCCCGATGCACCGTCATTCCCTCAGGGTTTGGACAATCCGGCGCTGCTACGGGAGATGTTGCTTGCGAATCCCCACGAGCTGTCACTGCTGAAGGAGCGCAATCCACCCTTGGCGGAAGCGTTGCTCAGTGGAGACCTTG AGAAATTCACCAGGGTGTTGCTGGAACAACAGCAGGACAGAGCCCGGCGGGAGCAGGAGAGGATCCGACTCTATTCAGCTGACCCTTTTGATCTTGAGGCACAGGCCAAGATAGAAGAAGACATAAG GCAACAAAACATTGAAGAAAACATGACGATAGCAATGGAAGAGGCCCCCGAGAGTTTTGGCCAGGTGGTGATGCTGTATATTAACTGCAAAGTCAATGGACATCCAGTGAAAGCCTTTGTTGACTCAG GTGCCCAGATGACCATCATGAGCCAAGCTTGTGCTGAAAGGTGCAACATAATGAGGCTGGTAGATCGGCGATGGGCTGGCATTGCTAAAGGTGTAGGGACGCAGAAGATAATTGGCAGAGTGCACTTAG CTCAGGTCCAGATTGAAGGGGATTTCCTGGCATGTTCCTTCTCAATCCTTGAAGAGCAGCCCATGGACATGCTGCTAGGACTGGATATGCTGAAGAGGCATCAG TGTTCGATCGATCTCAAGAAGAATGTACTAGTGATCGGCACGACTGGCTCGCAGACCACGTTCCTCCCGGAGGGCGAGCTCCCAGAGTGTGCCCGGCTGGCTTACGGGGCCGGGCGGGAGGACATGCGGCCGGAGGAGATCGCAGACCAGGAACTAGCAGAAGCAATACAGAAGTCCGTAGAGGAAGCAG AACGTCAGAAGCCTTGA
- the DDI2 gene encoding protein DDI1 homolog 2 isoform X2, which yields MLLTVFCLRRDRSELTFSLQVDADFELQNLRALCEMESGIPAAESQIVYAERPLTDNNRSLASYGLKDGDVVILRQKETVEPRPSIRFPALPRIDFSSIAVPGTSTQQHQPPAQRLRPSPPDAPSFPQGLDNPALLREMLLANPHELSLLKERNPPLAEALLSGDLEKFTRVLLEQQQDRARREQERIRLYSADPFDLEAQAKIEEDIRQQNIEENMTIAMEEAPESFGQVVMLYINCKVNGHPVKAFVDSGAQMTIMSQACAERCNIMRLVDRRWAGIAKGVGTQKIIGRVHLAQVQIEGDFLACSFSILEEQPMDMLLGLDMLKRHQCSIDLKKNVLVIGTTGSQTTFLPEGELPECARLAYGAGREDMRPEEIADQELAEAIQKSVEEAAAARWYQENQVKEQEAGEGENVMQDQGSSAPHKACVLS from the exons ATGCTGCTCACCGTGTTCTGCCTGCGCCGCGACCGCAGCGagctcaccttctccctccagGTGGACGCCGACTTTGAACTGCAAAACCTCCGGGCTCTCTGCGAGATGGAATCCGGCATCCCGGCGGCCGAGAGCCAG ATAGTCTATGCGGAGCGGCCTCTAACTGACAACAACAGATCTTTGGCCTCCTACGGCCTGAAAGATGGGGACGTGGTGATTTTGCGACAGAAGGAGACCGTAGAGCCACGGCCCTCCATCCGTTTCCCAG CTCTGCCGAGGATAGACTTCAGCAGCATCGCGGTTCCTGGGACATCCACTCAGCAGCATCAGCCACCAGCACAGCGTCTTCGCCCGTCGCCTCCCGATGCACCGTCATTCCCTCAGGGTTTGGACAATCCGGCGCTGCTACGGGAGATGTTGCTTGCGAATCCCCACGAGCTGTCACTGCTGAAGGAGCGCAATCCACCCTTGGCGGAAGCGTTGCTCAGTGGAGACCTTG AGAAATTCACCAGGGTGTTGCTGGAACAACAGCAGGACAGAGCCCGGCGGGAGCAGGAGAGGATCCGACTCTATTCAGCTGACCCTTTTGATCTTGAGGCACAGGCCAAGATAGAAGAAGACATAAG GCAACAAAACATTGAAGAAAACATGACGATAGCAATGGAAGAGGCCCCCGAGAGTTTTGGCCAGGTGGTGATGCTGTATATTAACTGCAAAGTCAATGGACATCCAGTGAAAGCCTTTGTTGACTCAG GTGCCCAGATGACCATCATGAGCCAAGCTTGTGCTGAAAGGTGCAACATAATGAGGCTGGTAGATCGGCGATGGGCTGGCATTGCTAAAGGTGTAGGGACGCAGAAGATAATTGGCAGAGTGCACTTAG CTCAGGTCCAGATTGAAGGGGATTTCCTGGCATGTTCCTTCTCAATCCTTGAAGAGCAGCCCATGGACATGCTGCTAGGACTGGATATGCTGAAGAGGCATCAG TGTTCGATCGATCTCAAGAAGAATGTACTAGTGATCGGCACGACTGGCTCGCAGACCACGTTCCTCCCGGAGGGCGAGCTCCCAGAGTGTGCCCGGCTGGCTTACGGGGCCGGGCGGGAGGACATGCGGCCGGAGGAGATCGCAGACCAGGAACTAGCAGAAGCAATACAGAAGTCCGTAGAGGAAGCAG CTGCTGCTAGATGGTACCAGGAAAACCAAGTGAAGGAACAGGAggctggagagggagagaacGTAATGCAGGACCAGGGAAGCTCAGCACCCCACAAGGCCTGCGTTCTCTCGTAA